The Candidatus Rokuibacteriota bacterium genome window below encodes:
- a CDS encoding ABC transporter permease yields MAIATARTTEGVPLTGARRLGGRRAVPVVFLVILLLILVLPAVFAPWLAPHDPLAGRLAHKLKPPGWLAGGSWEYPLGTDPLGRDMLSRMIFGARVSLSVSLVAIFIGGTIGTVLGLIAGYFGGWTDALIMRVVDIAFSLPTILLALVLAVVVGPSFRTVILIVALLLWARYARQVRGEVLSVRERDFVAQARIAGCSHLRIMFGHILPNVLNTLIVLGTLQVGYVILLEGTLSFLGVGIPPPTPAWGLMVATGRALIVSAWWVSFFPGLAILLTVLTLNLLGDWLRDRLDPKLRQV; encoded by the coding sequence ATGGCGATCGCCACGGCGCGGACGACGGAAGGTGTGCCGCTGACCGGCGCCCGCAGGCTGGGCGGCCGGCGGGCGGTGCCGGTGGTCTTCCTGGTGATCCTCCTGTTGATCCTGGTGCTCCCGGCCGTCTTCGCGCCCTGGCTCGCGCCTCACGATCCGCTGGCGGGCCGCCTGGCGCACAAGCTGAAGCCCCCGGGCTGGCTCGCGGGCGGGAGCTGGGAGTATCCGCTCGGGACGGACCCGCTGGGCCGGGACATGCTGAGCCGGATGATCTTCGGTGCCAGGGTCTCGCTCTCCGTCTCCCTCGTCGCGATCTTCATCGGCGGCACCATCGGCACGGTGCTCGGGCTCATCGCCGGCTACTTCGGCGGATGGACCGACGCGCTGATCATGCGGGTCGTGGACATCGCGTTCTCGCTGCCGACCATCCTCCTCGCGCTGGTCCTGGCGGTGGTGGTCGGGCCCAGCTTCCGGACCGTGATCCTGATCGTCGCCCTCCTCCTGTGGGCCCGGTACGCCCGCCAGGTGCGGGGGGAGGTCCTGAGCGTGAGGGAGCGCGATTTCGTCGCGCAGGCCCGGATCGCCGGCTGCTCGCATCTGCGGATCATGTTCGGCCACATCCTGCCGAACGTGCTGAACACGCTGATCGTGCTGGGAACCCTCCAGGTCGGCTATGTGATCCTGTTGGAGGGAACCTTGAGCTTCCTGGGCGTGGGGATCCCCCCGCCGACACCGGCCTGGGGACTGATGGTCGCCACGGGGCGAGCCTTGATCGTGTCCGCCTGGTGGGTGTCGTTTTTCCCGGGCCTCGCCATTCTCCTGACCGTGCTCACGCTGAATCTCCTGGGAGATTGGCTGAGGGATCGGCTCGATCCGAAGCTCCGCCAGGTCTGA
- a CDS encoding acyl-CoA dehydrogenase family protein: MHPFGFELCELPPQAESLRSEVREFLRAELGEATPAQRAGSWGGFDPEFSRKVGTRGWIGMTWPKRYGGHERSALERYVVLEEMLAAGAPVAAHWIADRQSGPLLLRFGTEAQRQRFLPAITRGELSFAIGMSEPDSGSDLASIRTRAERVPGGYRVNGAKVWTSNAHRAHYMIALFRTHSDPANKHAGLSQFLVDTRSPGITIRPIVDLSGSHHFNEVVFQDVFVPEDLRVGEEGAGWMQVTTELALERSGPERYLSSFALLVELIRAVSKEPGERAAVALGRLVAHLATLRQMSLSIAGMLEAGQNPNLEAALVKDLGTTFEQEIPEVVHALLGVEPTSGSGTDLQQLLGYLTQQAPSFSLRGGTREILRGIIARGLGLR; this comes from the coding sequence ATGCACCCGTTCGGTTTCGAACTCTGCGAGCTGCCTCCGCAGGCGGAGAGCCTTCGGTCGGAGGTGCGCGAGTTCCTGCGGGCGGAGCTGGGCGAGGCCACGCCCGCGCAGCGCGCCGGCTCATGGGGTGGCTTCGATCCCGAGTTCAGCCGAAAGGTGGGCACCCGCGGGTGGATCGGCATGACCTGGCCCAAGCGTTACGGCGGGCACGAGCGGAGCGCCCTCGAGCGCTACGTGGTGCTCGAGGAGATGCTGGCTGCGGGCGCCCCCGTGGCCGCCCACTGGATCGCCGACCGGCAGAGCGGCCCGCTCCTGCTGCGCTTCGGGACCGAGGCGCAGCGCCAGCGGTTCCTGCCCGCGATCACCCGCGGCGAGCTGTCGTTCGCCATCGGGATGAGCGAGCCCGACTCGGGCTCCGATCTGGCGTCGATCCGAACCCGGGCCGAGCGCGTTCCCGGAGGCTACCGGGTCAACGGCGCCAAGGTCTGGACCAGCAACGCCCACCGGGCCCACTACATGATCGCGCTCTTCCGGACCCACTCGGATCCCGCCAACAAGCACGCGGGCCTCTCCCAGTTCCTGGTGGACACGCGATCTCCCGGCATCACCATCCGCCCGATCGTCGACCTGTCCGGCTCCCACCACTTCAACGAGGTGGTCTTCCAGGACGTGTTCGTACCCGAGGACCTGCGGGTGGGCGAGGAAGGCGCCGGGTGGATGCAGGTCACCACCGAGCTGGCGCTGGAGCGGAGCGGGCCCGAGCGCTACCTTTCGAGTTTCGCGCTGCTGGTCGAGCTGATCCGCGCAGTCTCCAAGGAGCCGGGCGAACGGGCTGCGGTCGCCCTCGGGCGGCTCGTGGCCCACCTCGCCACGTTGAGGCAGATGTCGCTGTCCATCGCCGGCATGCTCGAGGCCGGCCAGAATCCCAACCTCGAGGCGGCGCTGGTCAAGGACCTGGGGACGACCTTCGAGCAGGAGATTCCGGAGGTGGTGCACGCGCTCCTCGGCGTCGAGCCCACCTCAGGGTCGGGCACCGACCTCCAGCAACTGCTGGGCTACCTGACGCAGCAGGCGCCCTCGTTCTCCCTTCGCGGCGGGACGCGCGAAATCCTGCGGGGCATCATCGCCAGGGGGCTCGGGTTGCGGTGA
- a CDS encoding ABC transporter substrate-binding protein: MKATVYRRLTGLCLLVGLTMLVDWTAAVRASAQTLVVAGAPPIHEVTLPHLGAQSSKLLTRPMAEHLVQVDAVAWDYTKPMLAERWQMSADAKTWTFFLRKGVPFHGGLGDVTAEDVKFSLELLYGKDSLASTTAFWRKLIDRIEVVDPHTVRLHLKASSPDLLFELSNAREVQILSKKYMETVGVEKASQKPIGTGPYELVEWRKGEFMRFRALDKHWRVVPQFKELVIKFVPEDSTRVAMLRTGDADIIELPRSLKKEVQAAGYEARRSLWPGVVVFGLLGGQYLKERPTYNPKVPWLDKRVREAINLAVNRRAIVEHLFLGEAEAGTVPIIPSWVKEYNNPAWKPYPHDLARAKQLLAEAGYPNGFTAEWRAYLLSGVPELTSVSEALQIDLAKIGVKLELKLVEYAAGLRPDARARKLAGIGFVHRTGIPPVPEGQMAIFYGADGIVGGVELPEIQDLWARLGRTADPVERGKVIRAIGDILYSGYHVVPLVDLYPLFGINQKKVGEWKTTGYYGFTHLEYAQKR; encoded by the coding sequence ATGAAAGCGACGGTGTACCGAAGGCTGACAGGCCTGTGCCTGCTGGTTGGCCTGACCATGCTCGTGGATTGGACCGCTGCCGTGCGGGCATCGGCCCAGACGTTGGTCGTGGCGGGCGCCCCGCCGATCCACGAGGTGACCCTGCCCCATCTGGGTGCGCAGTCCTCGAAGTTGCTCACGCGGCCCATGGCTGAGCACTTGGTGCAGGTGGACGCGGTCGCGTGGGACTACACCAAGCCCATGCTCGCCGAGCGCTGGCAGATGTCTGCCGACGCCAAGACCTGGACCTTCTTCCTGCGCAAGGGCGTCCCCTTCCACGGCGGCTTGGGGGACGTGACGGCCGAGGACGTGAAATTTTCCCTGGAGCTTCTCTACGGGAAAGACTCCCTCGCCAGCACCACCGCCTTCTGGCGCAAGCTCATCGACCGGATCGAGGTGGTCGATCCCCATACCGTCCGCCTCCACCTGAAAGCGAGCTCGCCGGACTTGCTCTTCGAGCTTTCGAACGCGCGCGAGGTGCAGATCCTCTCCAAGAAGTACATGGAGACCGTCGGAGTTGAGAAAGCCAGCCAGAAACCGATCGGCACCGGGCCCTACGAGCTGGTCGAGTGGCGCAAGGGCGAGTTCATGCGCTTCCGGGCCCTCGACAAGCACTGGCGGGTCGTCCCCCAGTTCAAGGAGCTGGTTATCAAGTTTGTGCCCGAGGATTCCACGCGGGTCGCGATGCTCCGCACCGGAGACGCGGACATCATCGAGCTGCCCCGGAGCCTGAAAAAGGAGGTCCAGGCGGCGGGGTACGAGGCCCGCCGGTCCCTCTGGCCGGGCGTCGTGGTCTTCGGCCTCCTGGGCGGGCAGTACTTGAAGGAGCGCCCCACCTACAATCCCAAGGTCCCGTGGCTTGACAAGCGCGTCCGCGAGGCGATCAACCTGGCGGTGAACCGCCGCGCCATCGTCGAGCACCTCTTTCTGGGCGAGGCCGAGGCGGGGACGGTGCCCATCATCCCGTCCTGGGTGAAGGAGTACAACAATCCAGCCTGGAAGCCGTATCCGCACGACCTCGCCCGGGCCAAGCAGCTCCTGGCCGAGGCCGGCTATCCCAACGGGTTCACCGCGGAGTGGCGCGCGTACCTCCTGAGCGGGGTGCCCGAGTTGACCTCCGTGTCCGAGGCGCTCCAGATCGACCTCGCGAAGATCGGGGTGAAGCTGGAGCTGAAGCTGGTGGAGTACGCGGCCGGGCTCAGGCCGGACGCGAGAGCCCGGAAGCTCGCCGGCATCGGCTTCGTTCATCGCACGGGGATCCCGCCGGTTCCAGAGGGGCAGATGGCGATCTTCTACGGCGCCGACGGCATCGTGGGCGGCGTGGAGCTGCCCGAGATCCAGGATCTCTGGGCGCGCCTGGGCCGAACCGCCGACCCCGTCGAGCGCGGAAAGGTGATCCGCGCCATCGGCGACATCCTCTATTCGGGCTATCACGTGGTGCCGCTGGTCGACCTCTATCCTCTGTTCGGCATCAATCAGAAGAAGGTGGGTGAGTGGAAGACCACGGGCTACTACGGCTTCACCCACCTGGAGTATGCCCAGAAGCGGTAA
- a CDS encoding ABC transporter ATP-binding protein, with the protein MGRVLLEVKDLRTSFFTRWGVVKAVDGVSFSLSEGETLGIVGESGCGKTVTALSILRLVPRPGRIVGGEILLEGEDLLKKSERELRKIRGSRISMILQDPMSSLNPVFSVGEQITEALRIHQRLEGRRLWDRAREMLGLVKIPSPELRLRSYPHQLSGGMRQRVVGAIALACRPAILIADEPTTSLDVTIQAQYLRLLKRLQEDLGLSLIFITHDFGIVAKMCDRVAVMYAGRIVESAGVRELFTRPRHPYTAALLNSVPPIESRVERLASIDGQPPLLYDLPPGCPFAPRCSHARDVCREAYPPEVAAGEGHRVSCWKVAEGWDG; encoded by the coding sequence ATGGGTCGCGTCCTGCTCGAAGTGAAGGATCTCCGCACCTCCTTCTTCACCCGCTGGGGAGTGGTGAAGGCGGTCGACGGGGTGAGCTTCTCCTTGTCCGAGGGGGAGACCCTGGGCATCGTCGGCGAGTCGGGCTGCGGCAAGACCGTCACCGCCCTGTCGATTCTGCGCCTGGTCCCTCGGCCGGGGCGGATCGTCGGGGGCGAGATCCTCCTCGAGGGAGAGGATCTCCTCAAGAAGAGCGAGCGCGAGCTGCGCAAGATCCGCGGCAGCCGGATCTCGATGATCCTTCAGGATCCGATGAGCTCCCTCAACCCCGTCTTCAGCGTCGGCGAGCAGATCACCGAAGCCCTTCGCATCCACCAGCGCCTCGAGGGCCGGCGGCTCTGGGACCGCGCCCGGGAAATGCTCGGGCTGGTGAAGATCCCGTCGCCTGAGCTCCGCCTGCGATCGTACCCGCATCAGCTGAGCGGGGGAATGCGCCAGCGCGTCGTGGGGGCGATCGCCCTCGCCTGCCGGCCCGCGATCCTGATCGCCGATGAGCCCACCACGTCGCTCGACGTCACGATCCAGGCCCAGTACCTGCGGCTGTTGAAGCGGCTCCAGGAAGACCTGGGTCTCTCGCTCATCTTCATCACGCACGATTTCGGGATCGTGGCGAAGATGTGCGATCGCGTGGCGGTGATGTATGCGGGAAGGATCGTCGAGAGTGCCGGCGTCCGCGAGCTCTTCACCCGTCCCCGGCATCCCTACACCGCCGCGCTGCTCAACTCCGTGCCGCCGATCGAGAGCCGGGTCGAGCGGCTCGCCTCCATCGACGGGCAGCCCCCGCTGCTCTACGACCTCCCCCCCGGGTGTCCGTTCGCGCCGCGGTGTAGCCATGCGCGCGACGTGTGCCGCGAGGCGTACCCGCCTGAGGTCGCCGCGGGGGAAGGGCACCGCGTGAGCTGCTGGAAGGTCGCGGAGGGCTGGGATGGCTGA
- a CDS encoding NAD(P)-dependent oxidoreductase: MRIGFIGLGNMGGPMALNLMKAGHALVVHDVRRAAAAPHLERGARWGESARVVAQGAELILTSLPGPAEVEAVAMGTDGILHGASKGVIYADLSTSSPSLIRRIHAVFKERGIHVLDAPVSGGVTGAERGTLQVMVGGDEELFRQLKPVLEAIGDKVSHMGGIGCGTIAKLVHNLIGICTRMVVAEGFTLGVKAGVRPEALLEAVKGGAFGQGLLLTQVLPEIVFKGDFDTVRFALRLARKDLGLATGLAREYNVPMAMAALAEQTLVEAIARGWGERDFAAPFMLQEERAGVKVRTR; this comes from the coding sequence ATGCGCATCGGGTTCATCGGATTGGGGAACATGGGCGGACCGATGGCGCTGAACCTCATGAAAGCCGGCCACGCGCTCGTGGTGCATGACGTGAGGCGCGCGGCCGCGGCCCCTCACCTGGAGCGGGGCGCGAGGTGGGGGGAGAGCGCTCGCGTCGTCGCCCAGGGGGCAGAGCTGATTCTGACGTCGCTCCCGGGCCCGGCTGAGGTAGAGGCGGTCGCCATGGGGACGGACGGGATCCTCCACGGCGCGAGCAAGGGAGTGATCTACGCCGATCTCTCGACCAGCTCGCCCAGCCTGATCCGCCGCATCCACGCCGTCTTCAAGGAGCGGGGGATCCATGTCCTCGACGCCCCGGTAAGCGGCGGGGTCACCGGCGCTGAGCGCGGCACGCTCCAGGTGATGGTCGGCGGCGACGAGGAGCTGTTCCGCCAGCTCAAGCCCGTCCTGGAGGCCATCGGCGACAAGGTCAGCCACATGGGCGGCATCGGCTGCGGGACGATCGCCAAGCTCGTCCACAATTTGATCGGCATCTGCACCCGCATGGTGGTCGCGGAAGGGTTCACGCTGGGCGTCAAAGCCGGCGTGCGTCCGGAAGCGCTCCTCGAGGCGGTCAAGGGTGGGGCGTTCGGCCAGGGTTTACTCCTGACCCAGGTGCTGCCCGAGATCGTCTTCAAGGGAGACTTCGACACGGTCCGCTTCGCGCTGCGCCTGGCCCGGAAAGACCTGGGGCTGGCTACCGGGCTCGCGCGGGAATACAACGTGCCGATGGCGATGGCGGCGCTCGCCGAGCAGACCCTGGTCGAGGCGATAGCCCGGGGGTGGGGCGAGAGGGACTTTGCTGCGCCGTTCATGCTTCAGGAAGAGCGCGCCGGCGTCAAGGTGCGCACTCGCTGA
- a CDS encoding ABC transporter permease — protein sequence MERYLVQRVLQGALTLLVISLIVFLLARLSGDPLHIMLPEEATAEDYASAARHWGLDKPLPVQYLTFLGNALRGDMGRSIRLRQPTIALVLERLPATLQLAGASIAVSLLIALPIGVLSAVRRDSALDYGGKVIALLGQSMPSFWLGIVLIWVFAVMLGWLPASGRGGPEHYILPAIALGWYQVAAVMRLVRSAMLDVMDSEYVKLARIKGVAERGVVWKHCLRNAAIPPLTYIGFVVAVLLTGSVVIETVFSWPGIGLLAIDAVRYRDYPLVQTIVLIYAAKFVVINLVVDVLYVYIDPRIRYRE from the coding sequence GTGGAGCGGTATCTCGTCCAGCGGGTCCTGCAGGGAGCGCTCACGCTCCTCGTCATCTCCCTGATCGTCTTCCTGCTGGCCAGGTTGTCCGGTGATCCCCTCCACATCATGCTGCCCGAGGAAGCCACGGCCGAGGACTACGCGTCGGCAGCCCGGCACTGGGGGCTGGACAAGCCTCTTCCCGTTCAGTACCTGACTTTCCTCGGCAACGCCCTCCGTGGTGACATGGGGCGGTCGATCCGGCTCCGCCAGCCGACCATCGCACTCGTCCTGGAGCGGCTGCCCGCCACGCTCCAGCTAGCCGGGGCTTCCATCGCTGTCAGCTTGCTGATCGCGCTGCCCATCGGGGTGCTCTCGGCGGTCCGGCGGGACAGCGCCCTCGACTACGGGGGCAAGGTGATCGCGCTGCTCGGGCAATCGATGCCGAGCTTCTGGCTGGGGATCGTCCTGATCTGGGTATTCGCCGTCATGCTGGGCTGGCTCCCCGCCTCCGGCCGGGGTGGCCCGGAGCACTACATCCTGCCGGCCATCGCGCTCGGCTGGTACCAGGTCGCCGCCGTCATGCGGCTCGTCCGCTCGGCCATGCTCGACGTCATGGACAGCGAGTATGTCAAGCTCGCCCGGATCAAGGGGGTCGCCGAGCGGGGCGTGGTCTGGAAGCACTGCCTCAGGAACGCGGCGATCCCGCCCCTGACCTATATCGGCTTCGTCGTCGCCGTCCTCCTGACCGGCTCCGTGGTGATCGAGACGGTCTTTTCGTGGCCGGGGATCGGCCTCCTGGCGATCGACGCGGTGCGATACCGCGACTACCCGTTGGTGCAGACGATCGTGCTGATCTACGCGGCGAAGTTCGTGGTCATCAACCTGGTGGTCGATGTGCTCTACGTCTACATCGACCCGCGAATCCGCTACCGGGAGTAG
- a CDS encoding SDR family oxidoreductase, with translation MAGRFDGKVALITGGASGIGAATARRFAQEGARVVVADINEAGAKQVADEIGGARGTALAVCADVSESREVEAMIARAVDAFGRLDILHNNATLVEIGQIEHLTLEGWNRTLAVNLTATFLGMRHALPVMRAQGGGAIVNTASISGLAGDFGLAAYNAAKAAVVNLTRTAALEFARHRIRVNCICPGGIQTPLLGSLLGDNAPVPHWRTAHAGRSALTPEQGRRFRERLEKAHPLGRLGGPEEIAAVVCFLASDEASFITGAAIVADGGIMAGTGIPSPRE, from the coding sequence ATGGCGGGCCGGTTCGACGGGAAGGTCGCGCTGATCACAGGCGGGGCGTCCGGGATCGGGGCGGCAACGGCGCGCCGCTTCGCGCAAGAGGGGGCCCGGGTCGTCGTCGCCGACATCAACGAGGCCGGCGCGAAGCAGGTCGCCGACGAGATCGGAGGCGCCCGCGGCACGGCCCTTGCCGTGTGCGCGGATGTCTCGGAGTCGCGCGAGGTCGAGGCGATGATCGCGCGCGCCGTGGACGCGTTTGGCCGTCTCGACATCCTGCACAACAACGCGACGCTAGTGGAGATCGGGCAGATCGAGCACCTGACTCTCGAGGGGTGGAACCGGACCCTCGCGGTGAACCTGACGGCAACCTTCCTCGGGATGAGGCATGCGCTGCCAGTCATGCGCGCCCAGGGCGGTGGGGCGATCGTCAACACCGCCTCGATCTCCGGCCTGGCCGGCGACTTCGGGCTTGCGGCGTACAACGCGGCGAAGGCGGCCGTGGTGAACCTGACGCGCACGGCCGCGCTCGAGTTCGCGCGCCACCGGATCCGGGTCAACTGCATCTGTCCCGGCGGGATCCAAACGCCGCTCCTGGGCTCGCTCCTGGGCGACAACGCGCCCGTGCCGCACTGGCGTACGGCCCACGCCGGCCGGTCGGCGCTGACTCCCGAGCAGGGCCGGCGCTTTCGTGAGCGGCTGGAGAAGGCGCACCCGCTCGGCCGCCTCGGCGGGCCCGAGGAGATCGCCGCGGTGGTCTGCTTTCTCGCCTCCGACGAGGCGTCGTTTATCACCGGCGCCGCCATCGTCGCCGACGGCGGTATCATGGCGGGTACCGGGATCCCGAGCCCGCGCGAGTAG
- a CDS encoding zf-TFIIB domain-containing protein: protein MNCPRCLTQLHEISTPGGIVVDFCPSCKGTWYDKGKLL from the coding sequence ATGAATTGCCCAAGGTGCCTGACGCAGCTGCACGAGATTTCCACCCCCGGAGGGATCGTGGTGGATTTCTGTCCAAGCTGTAAGGGCACCTGGTACGACAAGGGAAAGCTCCT
- a CDS encoding VOC family protein, which produces MTEPTRPMLGDIVELSIVVRDLAAAIERFTRLFGLKVHRRGESKEFGFKNAILPTGIGHIELLEPTDPTKAAGRFLEKHGEGVYLVGFEVKDIPGAVAYLRDQGVRVDHRRPDMAWIHPRDTHGLFIELRKREQYGT; this is translated from the coding sequence ATGACGGAGCCTACCCGCCCCATGCTCGGCGATATCGTGGAGCTCTCAATCGTCGTGAGGGATCTCGCGGCTGCCATCGAGCGATTCACGCGGCTCTTCGGCTTGAAGGTGCACCGTCGGGGCGAGTCGAAAGAATTCGGGTTCAAGAACGCGATCCTGCCGACGGGGATCGGTCACATCGAGCTGCTGGAACCCACAGACCCCACGAAGGCGGCCGGCCGTTTCCTCGAAAAACACGGGGAGGGCGTGTACCTGGTCGGGTTCGAGGTCAAGGACATCCCCGGCGCCGTCGCGTACCTGCGCGACCAGGGTGTCCGGGTCGATCACCGGCGACCGGACATGGCCTGGATCCATCCGCGAGACACCCACGGACTGTTCATCGAGCTGCGCAAGCGCGAGCAGTACGGGACGTAG
- a CDS encoding acyl-CoA dehydrogenase family protein, whose product MLADVVARLFTDRVTKDLLEAAEQGQWPTSLWETVEESGLTVPLVPEAKGGAGGTWRDAHVVVRAAGRHAVPLPLPETIVASWLLSGAGLDVPRGPLTLAPVQRDDALTLRRAGTAWRLSGTAARVPWGGAAGHVVVVAAADGRTMVALLAAGSGRVTADLNLAREPRHTLGFDDAPVLAVAPAGDHIPANAIRLYGALIRSAQMAGGLQYLLDQSVRYATERRQFGKPIGAFQAIQHQLAVLSEQSAAAGVAAAHAFRAAEGGDARFEIAVAKIRAGEAAGIGAAIAHQVHGAIGFTYEHSLHFVTRRLWAWRAEFGDEGHWAAELGQAVARRGADALWPDLTAR is encoded by the coding sequence ATGCTGGCTGACGTGGTCGCGCGGCTCTTCACCGACCGCGTGACCAAAGACCTCCTCGAGGCCGCCGAGCAGGGGCAGTGGCCGACCAGCCTGTGGGAGACGGTCGAGGAGAGCGGGCTCACCGTCCCGCTCGTGCCCGAGGCCAAAGGCGGCGCCGGCGGCACGTGGAGAGACGCGCACGTCGTCGTGCGCGCCGCTGGCCGCCACGCGGTTCCCCTCCCGCTTCCCGAAACCATCGTCGCCAGCTGGCTCCTGTCCGGAGCAGGGCTCGACGTGCCGCGCGGGCCGCTGACCCTGGCGCCGGTCCAGCGCGACGACGCGCTCACCCTGCGCCGCGCCGGCACCGCCTGGCGCCTCAGCGGGACGGCGGCGCGGGTGCCGTGGGGCGGGGCGGCCGGGCACGTGGTCGTCGTAGCGGCCGCCGACGGGCGGACGATGGTGGCCCTGCTGGCGGCAGGCAGCGGTCGGGTCACGGCCGATCTGAACCTCGCGCGGGAGCCCCGCCACACGCTGGGCTTCGACGACGCGCCTGTCCTCGCGGTTGCGCCGGCGGGCGACCACATTCCCGCCAACGCGATCCGGCTCTACGGCGCGCTCATCCGGTCGGCCCAGATGGCCGGCGGGCTCCAATACCTCCTGGACCAGAGCGTGCGGTATGCCACCGAGCGCCGTCAGTTCGGAAAGCCCATCGGCGCCTTCCAGGCGATCCAGCACCAGCTCGCGGTTCTGTCGGAGCAGAGCGCCGCGGCGGGCGTCGCGGCGGCCCACGCGTTTCGGGCGGCCGAGGGCGGCGACGCGCGATTCGAGATCGCCGTCGCCAAGATCCGGGCCGGGGAGGCCGCCGGCATCGGCGCGGCCATCGCCCACCAGGTCCACGGCGCCATCGGCTTCACCTACGAGCACAGCCTGCACTTCGTGACGCGCCGGCTCTGGGCCTGGCGCGCGGAGTTTGGGGACGAGGGGCACTGGGCTGCCGAGCTGGGCCAGGCCGTTGCCCGGCGCGGCGCCGACGCGCTCTGGCCCGACCTGACCGCCCGGTAG